The Verrucomicrobiia bacterium DNA window GTTTTTCGACATGGCTCAAGAAGGACCTGCCTTTTGAGGAGATAAGCCCGGACCATATCCGTAAGTACCGGCTGTTCCTCTATAACTTTTTGGATGACCAAAACGAGCCACTAACTACTAAAACCCAAAGTTACCACGTCATTGCCCTGCGCTCCCTGTTCCGATACGGGCTTAAGCGGGGGCTAAAATGCCTCTCCCCGGACCTCATCGAATTACCAAAGACTGAAGCGCGCGAAGTGCAATTTTTAAGCATTGAAGAATTGGAAAGATTGCTCGCCATCCCGGATACCTCGACCATGGTAGGAACCCGGGATAGGGCCATCATGGAACTGCTTTTTTCCACTGGTCTACGTGTAAGTGAGTTATCGGCTCTGAAAAGGAATATGTTTGATACCTCGACGGGTGAAATGAGGGTGGTTGGAAAGGGTCGGAAAGAGCGGATTGTTTTCATTTCAGACCGCGCCAAACAGTGGGTCGAGCAGTACTTTGCCAAGCGCGGCGATACGCTTGATGCAGCCTTTGTTGGCTACCGCGGAAAGGGCGTGGGTGATGCCCCTTCGCCCAAGGTCGAGGCCAACGCCACCCCCCTTACCCCCCGCTCCATTGAACGGGCCGTGGAGAAGCACACCTTAGTGGCAGGCTTGGCTAAAAAAATAACGCCCCATACGTTGCGTCATTCTTTTGCCACAGACCTGCTTTTAAATGGTGCCGATATTCGAAGCGTGCAAACCCTGCTCGGCCATGCATCCATCACCACCACCCAGGTTTATACCCATATTACGAACCAGCAGCTCAAAGAGGTCCACGACCGGTTTCATGGGAAGAAGCTGGAGGACTAGTCCACAGTACAAAAAAATGTGCCCCGTTCAGGCTGGGCACATTTTTCTTTTTATTTGGACTCAAGCTGGGCAAAGAGTGGTTCAGGATTATCCAGGTTGTCGGTATTTTTGGCAACCTCGTCCTTAATCTCTTCAATATGCTGGAGCCGTTCCTGTGCAAGCTTGACCAAATCCTGGTAGCTCATCACCGGAACTGCGGTGGAAGTAGTCATGTTTTTTAATATTTGTTTTTCGAAATTAAATAATTATGCGCCCTACCCACCATTTTGTCAATCCACTCCAACACAAACACTTTGTTTTTGCTTTTCCAGAGCCATTTTTATGTAATTTTCCCCAAGTGGTAGTGTTTCCACGAGCCAAGTTGGATAACCTGCATACCAGATTGCCTTTTCCCCTCCCTCCTGCTACTATGCGGTAGCCATTGGTGGTTTGTATCTAGACCACATCAATTTTGTCGTACCAGTACTCATGCGTGAAGCACAAACCAATAATTACGAAGTCACCTTCATCCTAGGAGAGGCCTCTACAGCTGAACAGGCTGCAGCCAAAACCAAGGAAGTAAGTGCCCTCATCACAAAGCTCGGCGGAAAAACCGAGAAAGATGAGCAGTGGGGCAAGCGCGACCTAGCGTACCCAATCAACAAGAACCGTTCTGGCACCTACGTGACCATGTGGTTCTCCATGCCTTCCTCCGAGGTCATGGCGTTTGAGCGCGCCCTCCGCTTCGATGAGAGCGTTATCCGTTCCTTGGTAATCAAGGCCTACACAACTGCCCAGCCAGGCAGCCTCTACCCAGTTCCTGAGGAAGAGAAGCCTGCCCGTGGCAGCCGCCGCACTTCTGACAAAGACGCAGCCGTTTCTGCGGAAGAAGAGCTCCGCCGCAACAGCGGCACCAAAAAGGACAAGGCTGCAGCAGTCGACGCTGAAGAAGAAACCCTCTCTGAGGAAGACCGTCTTAAGCAACTCGACGACGCTGTAGATGAACTCCTTAAGGATGAATCAGCAGAATAAGCTGTAACCTTACGTTCCCCTGGGAACCAAAACCTTATGATCAACTTGAACCGCATCGAAGTCATCGGCAACCTCACACGGGACCCTGAGCTTCGCATGACGCCAAACAATCAGAGCATTACCTCATTCAGCGTGGCTACCAACCGCCGCTACCGCGACAACGCGGGACAGTGGATCGATTCCCCACCTGAGTTCCACAACATCATTGTGTGGGGCGCACTTGGTGAGCGCTGCAACCAAATCCTACACAAGGGAGACCGCGTGTATGTTTCTGGCCGCTTGCAATCCAGTTCATGGGAATCCCCTGATGGTCAGAAGAAAAGCAAGACCGAAATCGTTGCCGATAGCATTATTGGCCCTGACACCATCAACAAAAACATGGGTGGTGGTTCAGAAGACGGTGGTTTTGCCCCCTCTTCCTCTGCCGCACCTGCCAAGTCTTCCCCCAAGAAGGCCACCGCACCTGCCGCTGACGAAGAAATCAACATTGACGATATTCCGTTTTAAACCTCATGCCAGCACCACGTAACGCCAAGGCCGCGAAAGGTGGGTACCCAGTACAGCGCAAGCGCCGTCCACAGGTAACCCGCGACACCCGCGAAATTGACCACAAAAACATTGCGCTTATTAAGCGCTACACCAACGAGTTTGGCGCCATCGAGTCCCGTCGCCGCAGCGGAAACGCCCCTGTTACCCAGCGCATGCTGGCTCAGGCAATCAAGCGCGCACGCATCTTGGCACTCTTGCCATTCGTTAAGAACTAATTCGGTTCGCTCCGTTACTGCAAAACCATGCTTAGTATTACTGACCTCAAAACCGGCACCACATTCGACATGAATGGCGATCCCGTTGTTGTCCTGGGTTACCAGCACAGCAAAATGGGCCGCAGCGGTGCCGTGCTCCGCACCAAGCTCCGGAACCTCAAGACAGGCGCTACTTTTGACATCACGTTCAAAAGCAGCGACAAGTTTGAAGAGGCTCCCCTGGAGCGCCGGAGTTGTCAGTACCTCTACGCCGAAGGTAACGGCTTTGTTTTCATGGACAACGCTTCCTTTGAACAGCTCACCCTCAGTGGTGACGTAGTAGGTGAAAAGTCCCGCTACCTGAAAGAAGGGAGTGAACTCCAGATTGTTTTCTACGAGGACAAGCCAGTGAGCGTCGTCTTCCCCATTAAAATGGAGTTTGAAGTAGTCCACACAGAACCAGGCGTTAAGGGCGATACCGCCCAGGGCGGCAGCAAACCTGCAACCTTGGAAACGGGTGCCATTATCACCGTCCCGCTCTTTGTGAAGATTGGCGACATCCTTCGGGTGAACACAGACGAGAACACCTACGTGGAACGCGCAAACCGCTAACCCCACGGGGTAAAACCGGCCCCACGGGGCCGGTTTTTTTGTGTTTGCACAGGTGGCATCTGCCTGTATACTATAAGAGCTAGATTAACCGTTGTACTCCATGTTCAAGTTCCTCAAAGACTTTTTGTTCGAAGAGAATGAGATGCCCATCCTTGCCACCCCTGAGCAAGTTGGTGCTGTTAACGTCAAAACTGTCGATGAAGAAGGGATTGAAGGCGAAGAGCCGGCTGCTGGCAATGGAAAGACTGAAACGGCCGATACTTTTTGGCCCGCAGCTACATCCAAGAAAGTTCTCGATGTAATGGGACCAGCTACCGCTGAAGACACTGCAGAAAAACCCGTGTCCACAGGACTCCCCCTCATGCTAGACCTCAACCCCCTGGATGGGTCCCCCGCATCAGTCACTCCAGATTACAATGTGCTGAATATCTCACCTGAGCTTGAAGGTATTGCTGACGCAGCCCCGGTTTTGGAGAAGCCAGCAGAAATCATCAACTTCCCTATTGCTGAACCGGAAAAGCTAGAGGTAGCGGCTGAAATACCAGTTGCCACCCCTGTGGTAGAAAGCATTGTTGCCAAACCGGCCACTCCTGAGCCAGTACTCGCGCCTAAAGCAGAAGAAAAGCCAGCAACCCCAGAGTTCTCTGCCGATAGTATTGCCGACCTCCGCGCCAAGACAGAGGAAGAAATGCGTGAAGAAGAGGCAGCAATTGCCAAATTTGAAGCTGACCTAGCAGCTATTAAAGCTAAAATTGAAGCCCGCCGCGCTCACCTCACTGAGATTAAGCAGATCCTTCCCGAGATAGAAAAGACGGAAGCCGAGCGTCGCATGATTGAAGAGAACGCCGCCAAGCTGGAAGAGGGTAAGAAGCAAGTGGTAGACCGAATTCACACCTTGCGCAGCAAGTTAGATGGTGGCGCCGTTGTAGACGCTGCTCCGGTTAACCATTTTGAGAGTACAGACCACCAAATGGCCGCCTAAAAGTGCAGACAGACAGATTAAAAAAGATCCGCCCTGAGGCGGATCTTTTTTTGAGACGGAAGGGCTTAGTAGCCCATTCCTCCCATGTCTGGAGCAGCAGGAGCCGCAGGCTCTGGCTTAGTGGCAATGAGCACCTCGGTAGTGAGGATCATTGCTGCAGCGGACGCAGCGTTCTGCAAAGCGGAAGAGGTAACCTTGAACGGGTCAATGATACCCGCCTTCATCATGTCTACAAACTCGTTGGTTTGCGCGTTGTAACCCACGAAGGCAGACTTAGCCTTACCCTGCTGTTGGCTCAACTGCTCACCAATCTCACCAGCGTTCTCACCAGCGTTCTCAACAATCTGTTGGAACGGGGCGCGGAGTGCCTTTCCTACAATGGCTACGCCCACTTCTTCGTCGGAAGAGAGGTTCATGCCTTCAACTGCATCGCGCATTTCGCGGGAAGCGGTCATGAGTGCTACGCCACCACCAGGGAGAATGCCGCCATCCTGCTCATCAACCGCAGCGCGGGTAGCAGCAAGGGCGTCTTCAATACGGTACTTCTTCTCCTTCATCTCGGTCTCGGTAGCGGCGCCAACCTTGATCACACCAACACCACCGGACAGCTTGGCGATACGCTCCTTAAGCTTGTCCTTGTCATAGGATGACTCGGTCTTTTCAATCATCACCTTAATCTCGGCAATACGGCTTTCGACCGCCTTCTTGTCACCTTTGCCACCAACAATGGTGGTTTTGTCTTTGGTGGATGTCACCTTATCGGCACGACCAAGCATATCCACGGAGATATTCTCCAGGGTAAGGCCAACGTCTTCGGAAATGAGGGTGCCACCAGTAAGTGCGGCAATATCCTTAAGCATTTCCTTGCGTCGGTCACCAAAGCCAGGGGCTTTAATGGCCAAGGTGTTGAATGCGCCTTTGAGCTTGTTCAAAACAAGTACGGTAAGAGCTTCACCTTCAATGTCTTCCGCAATAATGACCAGGTTCTTCTTTCCGGCTTGGGCAAGCTGCTCAAGAAGGGGCAGGATTGCCTGGATGGAAGAG harbors:
- a CDS encoding tyrosine-type recombinase/integrase, with the translated sequence MLLSTVVHEYLEYMAVERNRSPKTIVAYRHYFARFSTWLKKDLPFEEISPDHIRKYRLFLYNFLDDQNEPLTTKTQSYHVIALRSLFRYGLKRGLKCLSPDLIELPKTEAREVQFLSIEELERLLAIPDTSTMVGTRDRAIMELLFSTGLRVSELSALKRNMFDTSTGEMRVVGKGRKERIVFISDRAKQWVEQYFAKRGDTLDAAFVGYRGKGVGDAPSPKVEANATPLTPRSIERAVEKHTLVAGLAKKITPHTLRHSFATDLLLNGADIRSVQTLLGHASITTTQVYTHITNQQLKEVHDRFHGKKLED
- the rpsF gene encoding 30S ribosomal protein S6; the encoded protein is MREAQTNNYEVTFILGEASTAEQAAAKTKEVSALITKLGGKTEKDEQWGKRDLAYPINKNRSGTYVTMWFSMPSSEVMAFERALRFDESVIRSLVIKAYTTAQPGSLYPVPEEEKPARGSRRTSDKDAAVSAEEELRRNSGTKKDKAAAVDAEEETLSEEDRLKQLDDAVDELLKDESAE
- a CDS encoding single-stranded DNA-binding protein, whose amino-acid sequence is MINLNRIEVIGNLTRDPELRMTPNNQSITSFSVATNRRYRDNAGQWIDSPPEFHNIIVWGALGERCNQILHKGDRVYVSGRLQSSSWESPDGQKKSKTEIVADSIIGPDTINKNMGGGSEDGGFAPSSSAAPAKSSPKKATAPAADEEINIDDIPF
- the rpsR gene encoding 30S ribosomal protein S18, giving the protein MPAPRNAKAAKGGYPVQRKRRPQVTRDTREIDHKNIALIKRYTNEFGAIESRRRSGNAPVTQRMLAQAIKRARILALLPFVKN
- the efp gene encoding elongation factor P, with amino-acid sequence MLSITDLKTGTTFDMNGDPVVVLGYQHSKMGRSGAVLRTKLRNLKTGATFDITFKSSDKFEEAPLERRSCQYLYAEGNGFVFMDNASFEQLTLSGDVVGEKSRYLKEGSELQIVFYEDKPVSVVFPIKMEFEVVHTEPGVKGDTAQGGSKPATLETGAIITVPLFVKIGDILRVNTDENTYVERANR
- the groL gene encoding chaperonin GroEL (60 kDa chaperone family; promotes refolding of misfolded polypeptides especially under stressful conditions; forms two stacked rings of heptamers to form a barrel-shaped 14mer; ends can be capped by GroES; misfolded proteins enter the barrel where they are refolded when GroES binds), with translation MAKQIAYSEDARAKLRSGVNALADAVKVTLGPKGRNVVIEKSYGSPIITNDGVTIAKEVELEDKYENMGAQLVREASSKTNDVAGDGTTTATVLAQAMVNEGFKNVAAGSNPMELKRGIEKATEFVVERLRAMRQEVKGDDIAHVATISAGDPEIGKLIADIIKEVGYNAPITVEENQKLGLDKDVVQGMQFDNGYLSAYFVTDTNRMEATYADAQILITDKKISSIQAILPLLEQLAQAGKKNLVIIAEDIEGEALTVLVLNKLKGAFNTLAIKAPGFGDRRKEMLKDIAALTGGTLISEDVGLTLENISVDMLGRADKVTSTKDKTTIVGGKGDKKAVESRIAEIKVMIEKTESSYDKDKLKERIAKLSGGVGVIKVGAATETEMKEKKYRIEDALAATRAAVDEQDGGILPGGGVALMTASREMRDAVEGMNLSSDEEVGVAIVGKALRAPFQQIVENAGENAGEIGEQLSQQQGKAKSAFVGYNAQTNEFVDMMKAGIIDPFKVTSSALQNAASAAAMILTTEVLIATKPEPAAPAAPDMGGMGY